From Mya arenaria isolate MELC-2E11 chromosome 12, ASM2691426v1, the proteins below share one genomic window:
- the LOC128210209 gene encoding aquaporin FA-CHIP-like, translating to MSPVDGYFIYLASRLDKLRKGGDTETGNWLQELQTWPLWRAVLAEFLATLVFVFIGTMSAVDIVPLTDPAGKFVRIGLTFGLMIAVCIQMIGHVSGGHMNPAVSLAMAVAMEISPARAVLYTVAQCCGGMLGSLLLKGVTPGELNDNLGLTTINPDLNGGQAVACEIVFTFILVMSIFGCTDPSRALFGSPALGIGLTVSVLHFASIPFTGASMNPARSLASSVVSNNFDLHWVYWVGPMVGGVAAAVAYKYLLSPYQKTPSFPETARQLMDSKDVIVLPKDYFGESGRTILESFKF from the exons ATGTCGCCAGTTGACGGCTACTTCATATATCTGGCGTCCCGCCTCGACAAGCTACGAAAGGGAGGCGATACCGAAACCGGGAATTGGCTGCAG GAGCTGCAGACGTGGCCCCTATGGCGAGCTGTTCTGGCAGAGTTCCTAGCCACGCtggtgtttgtgtttatagGAACCATGTCTGCCGTGGATATCGTCCCTTTAACAGACCCAGCAGGGAAATTCGTCAGG ATCGGCTTAACATTTGGTCTGATGATTGCCGTATGTATCCAAATGATTGGTCACGTGTCTGGAGGTCACATGAACCCAGCTGTTTCCTTGGCAATGGCCGTAGCTATGGAGATCAGCCCAGCACGTGCTGTTCTTTACACCGTGGCTCAGTGTTGTGGTGGGATGCTTGGTTCACTTCTTTTGAAAGG TGTGACCCCTGGTGAGTTGAACGACAACCTTGGATTGACCACAATAAATCCTGACCTTAATGGAGGCCAAGCGGTTGCGTGCGAGATAGTGTTCACTTTTATTTTGGTCATGTCCATATTCGGGTGCACAGACCCCAGCAGAGCCTTGTTTGGATCCCCGGCCCTTGGTATTGGACTCACTGTGTCCGTCCTTCACTTCGCCTCT ATTCCGTTTACCGGCGCAAGCATGAACCCCGCCAGATCCCTCGCATCCTCGGTCGTTTCGAATAATTTCGACTTGCATTGG GTATACTGGGTGGGTCCGATGGTGGGCGGTGTGGCCGCGGCGGTTGCCTATAAGTACTTGTTATCTCCGTACCAGAAGACACCCTCCTTCCCGGAGACCGCCAGACAGCTTA TGGACTCCAAAGATGTGATCGTACTACCCAAGGACTACTTTGGTGAATCGGGCAGAACTATTTTAGAATCTTTTAAATTCTGA